A part of Nocardioides sp. WS12 genomic DNA contains:
- a CDS encoding diiron oxygenase, producing MTIVDPLADRLLRSTAKQSYDPDVDLDWDAPPVPGLWWMQPERISLYGTKLWDRLSEEEQITLSRHEVASIASVGIWFEVVLMQLLLRDVYSADPRDARTQFALTEIGDETRHTVMFGRAIGSMGMPAYGPRPQVRQFAKLGPLALRGPSAYASILIGEEPVDRWQRDSMRDERIQPLTRMVSRIHVTEEARHVTFARDELAKSVRTLGRTERVWHQWLTAQVAFITMRSLVHPDVYASVGIDPREGRRAALGNENYRETIAWMGEKVMPFLEEQGMVGRAHRKTWRASFLMR from the coding sequence ATGACGATCGTGGATCCCCTCGCCGACCGCCTGCTGCGCTCCACGGCCAAGCAGTCCTACGACCCCGACGTCGACCTCGACTGGGACGCACCGCCCGTCCCCGGCCTGTGGTGGATGCAGCCCGAGCGTATCTCCCTCTACGGCACGAAGCTGTGGGACCGGTTGAGCGAGGAGGAGCAGATCACGCTCTCGCGCCACGAGGTCGCGAGCATCGCCAGCGTCGGCATCTGGTTCGAGGTCGTCCTCATGCAGCTGCTGCTGCGTGACGTCTACTCCGCCGATCCGCGGGATGCGCGCACGCAGTTCGCGCTGACCGAGATCGGCGACGAGACCCGGCACACGGTGATGTTCGGTCGCGCGATCGGTTCGATGGGGATGCCCGCGTACGGCCCGCGGCCCCAGGTGCGGCAGTTCGCCAAGCTCGGACCGCTGGCCCTGCGTGGCCCGAGCGCGTACGCGTCGATCCTGATCGGCGAGGAGCCGGTCGACCGGTGGCAGCGCGACTCGATGCGCGACGAACGGATCCAGCCGCTGACCCGGATGGTGTCGCGGATCCACGTGACTGAGGAGGCCCGCCACGTCACCTTCGCCCGTGACGAACTGGCGAAGTCGGTGCGCACGCTCGGCCGCACCGAGCGGGTCTGGCACCAGTGGCTCACCGCCCAGGTCGCCTTCATCACCATGCGGTCGCTGGTGCACCCCGACGTCTACGCGTCGGTCGGGATCGACCCGCGCGAAGGCCGTCGAGCCGCCCTGGGCAACGAGAACTACCGCGAGACGATCGCCTGGATGGGCGAGAAGGTGATGCCGTTCCTCGAGGAGCAGGGGATGGTCGGCAGGGCGCACCGCAAGACGTGGCGCGCGTCGTTCCTCATGCGCTGA
- a CDS encoding PH domain-containing protein: MSEVETATGAAVWERLDPRMLLIHPLKEGAKFLPVLLGLVVAGGVSGSGPWALLGVLVPVALGIVRYFTTTYRVTAGRIELRRGLLQRHTLSTPVDRVRTVDLTASVLHRMLGLATVVIGTGSVVSDADERLSLDALPREQANALRVHLLGSRQARPADEAYGGADEAPSDEVEQVVARFSPRWLWYAPFSGTAIVAFSALTGVALQFSEGLDIEVSEEDLAAIDTGFILTIVGVVALLAVVVTVGGYLLTNAGFLLSRHGAAWHVHRGLLTKRETSIDVARLAGVNLGEPALLRLANGRSVSAIVTGLDRSQASSSALLPPAPAETAYDVARTVLGTAEPIDGPLLTHGRAATTRRYTRALLGASPFVVLLALAVAAGASPWLLVASALPLGIALALATDRARSLGHAHHADHVVMRSGSLTRARSALGSSHVIGWNLRATWFQRRAGLVHLAATTAGGGGRIDVDDVPTPAALALAEAATPGLLSQFFKETP; this comes from the coding sequence ATGAGTGAGGTCGAGACAGCGACCGGCGCCGCTGTCTGGGAGCGGCTCGATCCGCGGATGCTGCTGATCCATCCACTCAAGGAAGGCGCCAAGTTCCTCCCCGTGCTGCTCGGCCTGGTGGTCGCCGGCGGCGTCTCCGGTTCCGGCCCCTGGGCCCTGCTCGGCGTCCTCGTCCCCGTTGCGCTCGGCATCGTGCGCTACTTCACCACCACCTATCGGGTCACCGCCGGACGCATCGAACTGCGCCGTGGCCTCCTGCAACGCCACACGCTTTCGACCCCGGTCGACCGCGTCCGCACCGTCGACCTGACCGCGTCGGTCCTGCACCGGATGCTGGGCCTGGCGACCGTCGTCATCGGCACCGGCAGCGTGGTCAGTGATGCCGACGAGCGACTCTCCCTCGACGCCCTCCCCCGCGAGCAGGCGAACGCACTGCGGGTCCATCTGCTGGGGTCTCGACAGGCTCGACCAGCGGACGAGGCGTACGGCGGCGCCGACGAGGCACCCAGCGACGAAGTCGAACAGGTCGTGGCGCGGTTCTCGCCGCGCTGGCTCTGGTACGCACCCTTCAGCGGCACCGCAATCGTGGCCTTCAGCGCCCTGACTGGTGTCGCCCTGCAGTTCTCCGAGGGCCTCGACATCGAGGTCAGCGAGGAGGACCTCGCCGCGATCGACACCGGATTCATCCTCACGATCGTCGGGGTGGTGGCCCTGCTGGCCGTCGTGGTGACCGTCGGCGGCTACCTGCTCACCAACGCCGGCTTCCTGCTGTCGCGGCACGGCGCCGCCTGGCACGTCCACCGGGGCCTGCTCACCAAGCGCGAGACCAGCATCGACGTGGCCCGCCTCGCTGGTGTGAACCTCGGCGAGCCGGCGCTGCTGCGCCTCGCGAACGGCCGCTCGGTCAGCGCCATCGTGACCGGCCTGGACCGCAGCCAGGCCAGTTCCTCGGCGCTCCTGCCGCCCGCTCCCGCGGAAACGGCGTACGACGTCGCGCGCACCGTGCTCGGCACGGCGGAGCCGATCGACGGGCCACTCCTCACCCATGGCCGCGCGGCAACCACGCGCCGCTACACCCGCGCCCTGCTCGGCGCATCACCCTTCGTCGTACTCCTGGCGTTGGCGGTGGCCGCCGGCGCCTCGCCGTGGCTCCTCGTCGCTTCAGCCCTGCCTCTCGGCATCGCGCTGGCCCTGGCCACGGATCGCGCGCGGTCCCTCGGCCACGCCCACCACGCCGACCACGTCGTGATGCGGTCGGGCTCACTGACCCGCGCCCGTTCGGCCCTCGGCTCGTCCCACGTCATCGGCTGGAACCTCCGCGCCACCTGGTTCCAGCGCCGCGCGGGCCTGGTCCATCTCGCCGCGACCACCGCAGGTGGCGGCGGCCGCATCGACGTGGACGACGTCCCCACACCTGCCGCTCTGGCCCTTGCCGAAGCGGCGACGCCGGGCCTGCTCAGCCAGTTCTTCAAGGAGACCCCATGA
- a CDS encoding type II toxin-antitoxin system PemK/MazF family toxin, with product MTDGTYAPHLDGDPDPGEVVWAWVPYEDDPQQGKDRPVLVIGKGVGPAGQTTVDCLVMTSKDHDRDEEQEAQRGRVWMDVGSGGWDTRGRESEVRLNRLVVLDAADVRREGSALDQTIYEAVVAARAALSA from the coding sequence ATGACCGACGGGACCTACGCACCCCACCTCGACGGCGATCCCGATCCGGGCGAGGTCGTGTGGGCGTGGGTGCCCTACGAGGACGACCCGCAGCAGGGCAAGGACCGCCCCGTCCTCGTGATCGGCAAGGGCGTCGGCCCAGCAGGCCAGACGACCGTCGACTGCCTCGTCATGACGAGCAAGGACCACGATCGCGACGAGGAGCAGGAAGCACAGCGGGGGCGGGTCTGGATGGATGTCGGCTCCGGCGGCTGGGACACCCGCGGCCGCGAGAGCGAGGTCCGCCTCAACCGCCTCGTCGTCCTCGACGCCGCCGACGTCCGTCGCGAGGGCTCCGCCCTCGACCAGACCATCTACGAGGCGGTGGTGGCGGCGCGCGCCGCCCTCAGCGCATGA
- a CDS encoding PH domain-containing protein encodes MSELRDPAQRVSPRALTLWHVTAGIEAAVTGIAAGVAIALWAPDAVRWWLAGVPLLLFATAAVVVPQWRYRVHRWEVSATAVYTQRGWWARERRIAPMSRVQTVDFAQGPLARLFNLATVTVTTASAAGPLQIEGLDRDVAVALIDELTRKADLVAGDAT; translated from the coding sequence GTGAGTGAACTGCGCGATCCGGCCCAGCGGGTCAGTCCCCGGGCACTCACCCTGTGGCACGTCACGGCCGGCATCGAAGCGGCCGTCACCGGGATCGCCGCCGGTGTCGCGATCGCGCTCTGGGCACCGGACGCTGTCCGCTGGTGGCTGGCCGGCGTCCCGCTGCTGCTGTTCGCAACAGCCGCGGTCGTCGTACCGCAGTGGCGGTATCGGGTGCACCGTTGGGAGGTCTCGGCCACGGCGGTCTACACGCAGCGCGGATGGTGGGCCCGCGAGCGACGGATCGCCCCGATGTCGCGGGTGCAGACCGTCGACTTCGCGCAAGGACCGCTGGCCCGGCTCTTCAACCTGGCCACGGTCACGGTGACCACCGCGTCGGCCGCCGGGCCGCTGCAGATCGAGGGCCTGGACCGCGACGTCGCGGTGGCCCTCATCGACGAACTCACCCGGAAGGCCGACCTGGTGGCGGGCGACGCGACATGA